TTTTTCCCAAACGGTTTCAGAATTGGCATTGAATTCTGGAAGGACCCGAAGAAGTAATCACAATGTTGAATTCAAGAACTTTGGCCTCGTTTTCTCAAAATGGTTTAGCAGAAGAACGGATATTTATTCCCTTCTCGATCTTTTGGCATGCTTGAGCTACACTGGCAGTATATCTCATGAAGATAATGTGGTGCCATGAACTAAGCATCGGTTAATCCTAAATACTACTCGTACTAATATATACCAAGATGATGTTAAAATTGTTTCCCTAATCAGTAGCGCCGCCCAGATGAGCGAGCGATCGAACGATCACCAGAGCTGGTCGAGGTAGTAGTCTCTGGTCACCTCGTCGCTGATCTCCGAGTAATCCTCCACGCGGCTCGTGGCCTCCGAGCTCTGAAAGCTGAAGCTGTCCTGCGTCTGCTGGTACTGCTGCGGCGGCATCGTCTTCCTGGACACGGCGCGCCCAAGCGCAGCTGGCTTTGGTTCGCCTGGCGCGGCGTGACGCTGCCGCGGCGCGCTGTGGCACCGCGTGCGCGCCACGGAGGAGGCCGTGTCCGCCATGTACCGCGGGCTGTTGGACTCCCGCCCGCCGCCGCAGGAGGGCCGGGCCTTCGCCGGCGAGCCGCCCACGGCCGGGAGCGCGCCGACGCTGAGGCGAGGCGTGTTGTGGGTCGTCTTGGGCAGCTCCCGCTGTTCGAGCTCACGGAGCTGGAGGCGCGACGGCGGCTTGCAGAAGTAGTGGAGCGGGGAGGCCACCGGCGGAGCGGAGTGCGGGTCGGCGGCGGCGTACCGGCCAGGGATGCGGGACGACCGGCACCGCAGCTGGCACGTGTCCATCTCCACGATCCGAGGGCTGCGGTCGAAGCCGGCGTCGCCCCCCTCCGACAGCCTCCGGCGGTGCGTCACCGGCAGCGACGTCTTCCGCTCCTGCGCATCAAAAACTGTTCAGTTCAATCTGTGGACGAAATGCCGCTCATTCATCATCGAACGAAAAACAGAATTACGGTGAACGATTCTCACTTGTTCGATGGATCTCCGTGACGACGGGTTCTTGAGAGCGTGCGAGGAGGCCTGGAGCCTCATGAGCGCCTGGAGCCGGTGCAGCGTCCTGGCCGTCTGCCTCCGCACGAGGTAGCCTCGCACCAGAGCCTGGAGCTTGACGAGCGATTTCAGAGCACGGAGCGCCTTCCGAGCCTGCACGTAAGCAGTACAAAATTCAAAATTTCACATTCACATTGACAAAATTCAAACTCTGACATTGAAGAATTTAATACTGTAGTAATTGCGATGACGAGTGCATGGAGTAGGCTCGTGTCACGGTGTGCAGCTAGCTACGGTGTTGTGAACTAAACAAAGATATATCCTCAGCAGCAGCAGGTTAAACAAATGAGCAGTGCTACTACGAGCTAACGACCCGGCCAGAGGAAAAGACAAGCAGGCGTTGCAACAGGATGCAAGCAAAGCGAAGTCAAATCCACCGGCCAATGCAAATGCAGAGCTATCTGCCAATATGCCGTGCATCTATTCATCAATTGCTTAGAACTGTATCGagagataaacaaagataatataCAGTATGCCGAAAGTCACCTGGTAGCAAAAAATTTGAACATATGCAGCATGTTCATCAGAAAACCAAACCCGATTTGATACTCCTTGTTTTGAAGAAGACGCAAGATGCAAGAAAACGAGAAGCCATGAACAGCACAGCAGGGTGAGTCGTACCAGGTATCCTCTGAAGGCCTTCTGGATGAGGAT
This Lolium perenne isolate Kyuss_39 chromosome 1, Kyuss_2.0, whole genome shotgun sequence DNA region includes the following protein-coding sequences:
- the LOC127326666 gene encoding protein IQ-DOMAIN 27; protein product: MGRAMRWLKKVLTGGKKEGDRDRGKDQSAAVASAVVAPIERRRWSFAKARSSVADASRRPSVTAVVAGELYQVRPCGCGQDRHVEAAILIQKAFRGYLARKALRALKSLVKLQALVRGYLVRRQTARTLHRLQALMRLQASSHALKNPSSRRSIEQERKTSLPVTHRRRLSEGGDAGFDRSPRIVEMDTCQLRCRSSRIPGRYAAADPHSAPPVASPLHYFCKPPSRLQLRELEQRELPKTTHNTPRLSVGALPAVGGSPAKARPSCGGGRESNSPRYMADTASSVARTRCHSAPRQRHAAPGEPKPAALGRAVSRKTMPPQQYQQTQDSFSFQSSEATSRVEDYSEISDEVTRDYYLDQLW